One Gemmatimonadota bacterium DNA window includes the following coding sequences:
- the lnt gene encoding apolipoprotein N-acyltransferase, which translates to MVLLQRLHVTSPIAGFGLALCSALFIYLSIPKFDWWPLAWVAFVPVMVALHDAGRNGSLTRVALISLVFAFVSGVAKVYWIRETVMNYGGLNLALGLVSMAGVAFVVALYAFIFGLYAARADWKSPLFPLFAAALWTALEYIQTYVFTGFPWELLGYSQYLVLPVIQISNFTGVYGVTFLVMLLNATLAMVFIALRERNAWRAPVFAMMLSWLVLIGATGYGWWSISQAHDLERMTPPVKVAVVQGSKEQGIKWSPEELQRTVNVYRDLTRSILPQEPEFIVFPETAMTFYLESPADEEYNEQVHALTEEAGVPLLTGALGYRSGEVDVYNSAFLLLPDRGIVSSYSKMHLVPFGEYLPFPSLFSFLSGLTGAIGNLTPGDELTVMPLTGQDMRVGTVICYESIFPDLVRRFPLNGADVLVVMTNDAWFGTSSAPAQHFSMAVLRAVENGTPIIRAANTGISGFISATGAVYGTTPMLVATTTVENVHPNRGGLTFYTRYGDVFALLCCVLAVVAAALAGSRTVILLRSKSR; encoded by the coding sequence ATGGTCCTGCTGCAACGGCTTCACGTCACATCGCCGATCGCCGGGTTCGGGCTCGCCCTCTGCTCTGCCCTGTTCATTTACCTGAGCATACCCAAGTTCGACTGGTGGCCCCTGGCCTGGGTCGCTTTCGTGCCGGTCATGGTCGCGTTGCACGACGCCGGGCGAAACGGGTCCTTGACCAGGGTGGCCTTGATTTCCCTGGTTTTCGCCTTCGTTTCCGGCGTCGCCAAGGTGTACTGGATCCGCGAAACCGTCATGAATTACGGCGGCCTGAACCTGGCGCTGGGCCTGGTCAGTATGGCGGGCGTTGCGTTTGTCGTCGCCCTGTACGCCTTCATTTTCGGATTGTACGCGGCACGGGCCGACTGGAAGTCCCCCCTTTTCCCGTTGTTCGCGGCCGCCCTTTGGACGGCGCTGGAATACATCCAGACCTATGTTTTCACGGGGTTCCCCTGGGAACTGCTGGGATACTCGCAGTACCTGGTCCTTCCCGTCATACAGATTTCGAATTTCACGGGCGTCTACGGCGTGACCTTCCTGGTCATGCTATTGAACGCGACGCTGGCCATGGTCTTCATCGCCCTTCGCGAGCGTAACGCCTGGCGCGCGCCGGTGTTCGCCATGATGCTGTCCTGGCTGGTCCTGATCGGTGCGACGGGATACGGATGGTGGTCAATTTCCCAGGCACACGACCTGGAGCGGATGACCCCCCCGGTGAAGGTGGCGGTCGTCCAGGGCAGCAAGGAACAAGGCATAAAATGGTCGCCGGAGGAGCTTCAACGGACCGTGAACGTCTACCGGGATCTGACACGGTCGATACTGCCCCAGGAACCCGAGTTCATCGTGTTTCCCGAAACGGCGATGACTTTCTATTTGGAAAGCCCGGCAGATGAAGAATACAACGAACAGGTGCACGCGTTGACCGAGGAAGCGGGCGTTCCGCTGCTTACCGGCGCGCTGGGTTACCGATCCGGCGAAGTGGATGTTTACAACAGTGCCTTCCTTCTGCTACCCGACCGGGGGATCGTGAGTTCCTACAGCAAGATGCACCTGGTGCCCTTCGGCGAATATCTGCCGTTTCCGAGTCTGTTCTCCTTTCTATCCGGATTGACCGGCGCGATCGGCAATCTCACGCCCGGGGACGAACTGACCGTGATGCCGCTCACCGGGCAGGATATGCGTGTCGGCACGGTCATCTGCTACGAATCCATTTTCCCGGATCTGGTCCGTAGATTCCCGCTGAACGGCGCCGACGTGCTCGTGGTCATGACCAACGACGCCTGGTTCGGAACCTCATCGGCGCCCGCCCAGCATTTCTCCATGGCGGTGCTGCGCGCTGTGGAAAACGGCACGCCGATCATCCGCGCCGCGAACACGGGAATATCGGGGTTCATCTCCGCTACAGGCGCCGTTTACGGCACCACACCCATGTTGGTTGCCACGACCACCGTCGAGAACGTGCATCCGAACCGGGGCGGGCTCACGTTCTACACCCGTTACGGCGACGTGTTCGCCCTCCTCTGCTGCGTGCTGGCCGTCGTCGCGGCAGCCCTGGCGGGCAGCAGGACCGTCATTCTCCTCAGAAGCAAATCCAGATAA
- a CDS encoding isoprenylcysteine carboxylmethyltransferase family protein, with translation MDIRAAVFAARSYTPIPLLIAVLIMAEPGPKTFITGGLLVLIGESIRLWAVGYAGSATRTRHVGAPALITNGPYGRVRNPLYVGNFVLSLGLCVMAWAWMPYMIGIFVAAFGVQYGLIVSLEEESLRKTFGAQYEAYLAAVPRFLPRFTEYTAGKPAPYDFGAALRSERRTFQSTAVVVVAIAMRWYWG, from the coding sequence ATGGATATCCGCGCCGCCGTCTTCGCGGCCCGAAGCTATACGCCGATCCCGCTCCTGATCGCGGTCCTGATCATGGCCGAACCCGGTCCGAAGACCTTCATTACCGGCGGGCTGCTGGTGCTGATCGGGGAATCCATACGCCTGTGGGCGGTCGGTTACGCGGGCTCCGCCACCCGCACCCGCCACGTCGGAGCGCCAGCGCTCATCACCAACGGGCCCTATGGCCGGGTACGAAACCCGCTGTATGTCGGTAACTTCGTGCTGAGTCTCGGCCTGTGTGTCATGGCCTGGGCCTGGATGCCTTACATGATCGGGATCTTCGTGGCCGCCTTCGGAGTACAGTACGGCCTCATCGTATCGCTGGAGGAGGAAAGCCTGCGGAAAACCTTCGGCGCGCAATACGAAGCATACCTCGCGGCGGTACCTCGTTTTCTGCCCCGATTCACCGAATACACCGCGGGGAAACCGGCGCCTTATGATTTCGGCGCCGCCCTGCGCAGCGAAAGACGCACCTTTCAGTCCACGGCCGTGGTTGTGGTCGCCATCGCTATGCGCTGGTACTGGGGCTAG
- a CDS encoding BrnT family toxin, with product MGFDWSTEKNRRLIEQRGISFERVVVAIEQGGLVDVLEHPNRDSYPDQLIYAVEIDKYIHLVPFVKQADGTHFLKTIIPSRKATRDYRRRQKS from the coding sequence ATTGGCTTCGACTGGAGCACCGAAAAGAACCGGCGGCTCATTGAACAGCGGGGAATCTCGTTCGAGCGCGTTGTCGTTGCCATAGAACAAGGCGGTCTGGTGGACGTGCTCGAACACCCAAACCGGGACAGCTACCCGGACCAGTTAATCTACGCCGTGGAAATCGATAAATACATTCACCTCGTGCCTTTCGTGAAGCAGGCCGACGGCACTCACTTTCTGAAGACGATCATTCCCAGCCGGAAGGCAACGAGGGACTACAGAAGGAGACAGAAATCGTGA
- a CDS encoding fumarylacetoacetate hydrolase family protein, translating to MKLAYYDNYTLGVIENDTIIDVSAAAKDTGTSSPQAQIEAVISGWDTYGGRIAEAVQGQAGTPLSAVSLRAPLPRPGQLLCLAGNYIEPDHPTKETFNAFLKSNTSVMGQDAVVELPDTDASVFHFEPELAIVIGKRASKLSADEALDHIFGYTQFIDVSARGLPGGFFLGKSWHTFGPMGPALVTADEVGDANDLPAKMWINGNLKHDFSTGEMARHIPELLAEVTAVVTLEPGDVVSTGTHHYALSPVQDGDSLRLSIDKLGPALTITCADDMKRTWER from the coding sequence GTGAAGCTGGCATACTACGATAATTACACCCTGGGCGTCATCGAGAACGACACGATCATCGACGTATCGGCCGCCGCGAAGGATACCGGGACGTCCAGTCCCCAGGCTCAGATCGAAGCGGTCATCAGCGGCTGGGATACCTACGGCGGCCGCATCGCAGAGGCCGTGCAGGGACAGGCCGGAACGCCGCTCTCCGCGGTCAGCCTGAGGGCGCCGTTACCGCGACCGGGACAGTTGCTCTGCCTGGCGGGGAACTACATCGAACCCGATCACCCCACCAAGGAAACCTTCAACGCCTTCCTGAAATCCAACACGTCCGTAATGGGCCAGGACGCGGTCGTGGAACTGCCCGACACGGACGCCTCGGTCTTTCACTTCGAGCCCGAACTCGCCATCGTCATCGGCAAGCGGGCCAGCAAGCTCAGCGCGGACGAGGCCCTGGACCACATCTTCGGCTACACCCAGTTCATCGACGTCTCGGCCCGCGGCCTGCCCGGCGGCTTCTTCCTCGGCAAGAGCTGGCACACCTTCGGCCCGATGGGTCCCGCCCTGGTCACGGCCGACGAGGTGGGCGACGCCAACGACCTGCCCGCGAAGATGTGGATCAACGGCAACCTCAAGCACGACTTCTCCACCGGCGAGATGGCCCGGCACATCCCCGAACTCCTGGCCGAAGTGACCGCCGTGGTCACCCTCGAGCCCGGCGATGTCGTCTCCACAGGCACGCACCACTACGCCCTGAGTCCCGTGCAGGACGGCGACAGTCTGCGCCTGAGTATCGACAAGCTGGGACCCGCGCTGACCATTACCTGCGCAGATGATATGAAGAGGACGTGGGAGCGGTAA
- a CDS encoding Gfo/Idh/MocA family oxidoreductase, translated as MDDLRMAVIGVGRLGEAHARVLSGMPGVRLSGVYDIREERAEEVARRYDTTALGSLSRVVEEADAATVVVPTTAHCEVASFTLAEGLHTFVEKPIAATVAEADRLIDLSESRGLVLQVGHIERFNGAFRALEGMDIAPGFIEAHRLASFDPRGTDVSVVHDLMIHDIDLILRLVRSDLESVDATGVAVISDQVDIANARMRFADGCVANVTASRISLKKMRKLRIFQRDHYVSMDFLAGESEIYRLIDDPGQAGARGLKIPVNTGDGRVRHITRQKTSKDRSEPLESELASFVAAVRGDAPTPVTGFDGREALRVSLAVIEQIETNSR; from the coding sequence TTGGACGACTTGCGAATGGCCGTAATCGGCGTTGGACGGCTCGGTGAAGCCCACGCCCGGGTGCTTTCGGGCATGCCCGGCGTGCGGCTTTCCGGTGTGTACGACATACGCGAAGAACGGGCGGAAGAGGTTGCCCGCCGCTACGATACGACAGCACTCGGTAGCCTGTCACGCGTCGTGGAAGAAGCCGATGCGGCCACCGTGGTCGTACCCACCACCGCGCATTGCGAGGTGGCGTCGTTCACCCTTGCAGAAGGTCTGCACACCTTCGTGGAGAAACCGATCGCCGCGACCGTAGCGGAAGCCGACCGGCTCATCGATCTGTCGGAATCCCGGGGCCTCGTGCTTCAAGTCGGACACATCGAACGGTTCAACGGCGCCTTCCGCGCCCTCGAAGGCATGGACATTGCCCCCGGATTCATCGAAGCACACCGCCTGGCCTCCTTCGACCCCAGGGGAACGGACGTGTCCGTCGTCCACGACCTTATGATCCACGACATCGATCTCATCCTGCGACTCGTCCGATCGGACCTGGAGTCGGTGGACGCCACGGGCGTCGCCGTGATTTCCGACCAGGTGGACATCGCCAATGCCCGAATGCGGTTCGCCGATGGATGCGTGGCCAACGTCACGGCCAGCCGCATCTCGCTGAAGAAAATGCGCAAACTGCGGATCTTTCAGCGCGACCATTACGTTTCGATGGACTTCCTGGCGGGCGAGAGCGAGATTTACCGGCTGATCGACGATCCCGGTCAGGCCGGAGCACGGGGATTGAAAATACCGGTAAACACCGGCGATGGACGCGTCCGCCATATCACGCGGCAGAAGACCTCGAAGGACCGGAGCGAGCCGCTCGAATCCGAACTCGCCTCCTTCGTCGCGGCGGTGCGCGGTGATGCGCCGACGCCGGTGACCGGCTTCGACGGCCGCGAAGCCCTTCGCGTCTCACTGGCGGTCATCGAACAGATCGAAACCAACAGCCGGTAA
- a CDS encoding TonB-dependent receptor — MLALILVLCAVLIQPVPSYAQGITTAALYGRILDDTGTPLPDATVVALHEPTGVTSGVFSRADGRYNIAGLRTGGPYEIRVSYIGYRTAVSQDILLTMGQSLRADFRLDRDLIEAGEITVTAHRDEVLNASNTGTETHVSAIEIARLPSIARSIQDYTRLAPEAASKAGGQSIAGKNNRLNNFQVDGAVLNDAFGLTGEGLPTGQVDAQPISLDAIEEFQVQVAPFDVRSGGFAGGLINAVTRSGTNRFRGSLYWFGRNESLVGDLDGDEFGDFTDYQLGFRLGGPVARNRAFFFVNGELRRRSSPSSAGPADSDQPIRFGAGSADLQRIVDVARDRYGYDAGGYDPFSRDTRNEKIFTRLDVNLSPGHRLTLRHNLVNGDLDDGLSRGRTLFTLTSNQFKRDNVTQSSVVQLNSTFSGSLANEARISYSRVRDKRSPLSASFPQVRIDLEEPGGAFLGEVRLGVERFSQANSLDQDTFEFTNDLHLFRADHTFTIGTHNEFVSFDNLFIQDYYGAYEFDSIEAFERGTPTRYLLSRSSVPGVEQPRAAWDYVQLGFYAQDNWKVSPRLSLNFGLRADVPILPDEPLANDRFARQFAGHRTDRTPGGQVLWSPRFGFNLDAGGDRGTQIRGGAGVFAGLPPAVWLSNAYSNSGVDFTRIDLATFRDQDVPAFVADPFAQPLPLGADLSAPQTTEVNVIDPAFRLPRVFRTNLALDRRLPLDLVGTVEVLLARNLDDVRFRNLNIGDAGRPTGVTPDGRPDYGGRKVSGDFTNVILLENTDRGRQFNLTLRLRKGQNTTFLPGLFGSVAYVFQDAEDINSGRSSRAISNWQYNETDDPNGETTATSDFEVRHRVLASGSWKFEIGQGLATTVSVFYEGSAGDPYSYMYSDDVNGDGIRGNDLAYIPASRSDVSAEVADNEWRAIDAFIDSDPTLRAARGGIVRRNASRSPWRNRLDLRLIQQLPTLRDQHFELTLDVLNLTNLINSDWGQSRYVRFDAAGLFNFDGYDEEGRPDLDLRVRDANEDGRVDREDVFQTTNLSSRWQVQAGVRYTF; from the coding sequence ATCCTCGCTCTGATCCTCGTCCTGTGCGCCGTCCTGATTCAGCCGGTCCCGTCTTACGCACAGGGCATTACGACCGCGGCCCTCTACGGCAGGATTCTGGACGACACCGGTACGCCGCTTCCCGACGCCACCGTGGTTGCCTTACATGAGCCCACGGGCGTCACCTCGGGTGTCTTTTCCCGTGCCGACGGGCGGTACAACATCGCGGGCTTGAGGACCGGCGGACCGTACGAGATCCGGGTCAGCTACATCGGGTACCGCACCGCTGTCAGTCAGGACATTTTGCTGACCATGGGCCAAAGCCTGCGGGCGGATTTCCGGCTGGACAGGGACCTCATCGAGGCGGGGGAGATCACCGTCACGGCCCACCGGGACGAGGTGTTAAACGCGTCGAACACCGGTACCGAGACCCACGTTTCGGCGATCGAGATCGCCCGTCTGCCCTCGATCGCGCGGAGCATACAGGACTACACGCGGCTGGCGCCCGAGGCGGCGTCGAAGGCGGGCGGACAGAGTATCGCGGGCAAGAACAACCGCCTGAACAACTTCCAGGTGGACGGCGCGGTGCTGAACGACGCCTTCGGCCTGACGGGCGAGGGGCTGCCCACGGGCCAGGTGGACGCCCAGCCGATCAGCCTGGACGCCATCGAGGAATTCCAGGTGCAGGTGGCGCCCTTTGACGTGCGCTCCGGCGGTTTCGCGGGAGGGCTCATCAACGCAGTGACGCGCAGTGGAACGAACCGTTTCCGGGGTTCCCTGTACTGGTTCGGCCGGAACGAATCCCTGGTGGGCGACCTGGACGGGGACGAATTCGGGGATTTCACCGACTACCAGCTCGGATTCAGGCTCGGAGGCCCCGTGGCCAGGAACCGCGCATTCTTCTTTGTCAACGGAGAGCTGCGGCGCCGTTCCAGCCCTTCGAGCGCGGGCCCGGCGGACTCGGACCAGCCCATCCGTTTCGGGGCGGGCTCGGCCGATCTGCAGCGGATCGTGGACGTCGCCCGCGACCGATACGGTTACGACGCCGGCGGATACGACCCTTTCTCACGGGATACGAGGAACGAGAAGATCTTCACTCGGCTGGACGTCAACCTGTCGCCCGGGCACCGTCTCACCCTGCGCCACAACCTGGTGAACGGCGACCTCGACGACGGACTGAGCCGGGGACGTACCCTCTTCACGCTTACCAGCAACCAGTTCAAGCGCGACAACGTCACCCAGTCGTCGGTCGTACAGCTCAACAGCACCTTCTCCGGCAGCCTGGCCAATGAAGCGCGGATATCCTACAGCCGCGTGCGGGACAAGCGGTCGCCGCTGTCTGCTTCCTTTCCCCAGGTCCGGATCGATCTCGAGGAACCGGGCGGCGCGTTCCTCGGCGAGGTCCGGCTCGGCGTGGAGCGGTTCTCCCAGGCCAACTCGCTGGACCAGGACACCTTCGAGTTCACCAACGACCTCCATCTGTTCCGAGCAGATCACACCTTTACGATCGGCACCCACAACGAATTCGTCTCTTTCGACAACCTGTTCATCCAGGACTACTACGGAGCCTACGAGTTCGACAGTATCGAGGCTTTCGAACGGGGCACCCCCACCCGCTACCTCCTGAGCCGGTCCAGCGTACCCGGCGTCGAACAGCCTCGCGCCGCATGGGACTACGTGCAGCTGGGATTCTACGCCCAGGACAACTGGAAAGTCAGCCCGCGGCTCAGCCTGAACTTCGGGCTGCGGGCCGACGTGCCGATCCTTCCGGACGAGCCCCTGGCCAACGACCGCTTCGCCCGCCAGTTCGCCGGCCACCGGACGGACCGGACCCCGGGCGGTCAAGTACTCTGGTCTCCCCGCTTCGGGTTCAATCTCGACGCCGGAGGGGACCGCGGGACCCAGATCCGGGGTGGCGCCGGCGTCTTCGCGGGACTGCCGCCCGCCGTCTGGCTTTCCAACGCATACAGCAACAGCGGCGTGGACTTCACCCGCATCGATCTCGCGACCTTTCGGGACCAGGACGTCCCCGCGTTCGTAGCCGACCCCTTCGCGCAACCGCTACCGCTGGGAGCAGATCTCTCCGCGCCGCAGACCACGGAGGTCAACGTCATCGATCCGGCGTTCCGGCTGCCCCGGGTCTTCCGCACCAACCTCGCCCTCGACCGCAGGCTGCCCCTGGATCTGGTCGGTACCGTGGAAGTCCTGCTGGCCCGAAACCTCGACGACGTCCGGTTCCGCAACCTCAACATCGGGGACGCCGGCAGGCCGACCGGTGTGACGCCGGACGGAAGGCCCGACTACGGCGGCAGGAAGGTCAGCGGGGATTTCACCAACGTCATCCTCCTGGAGAACACGGACAGGGGCCGCCAGTTCAACCTGACGTTGCGGCTGCGCAAAGGACAGAACACGACCTTCCTGCCCGGACTCTTCGGCAGCGTGGCGTACGTGTTCCAGGACGCGGAGGACATCAACAGCGGCAGGTCGAGCCGCGCCATCTCCAACTGGCAGTACAACGAGACCGACGACCCCAACGGAGAGACGACCGCCACGTCCGATTTCGAGGTCCGGCACCGGGTCCTGGCCAGCGGGTCCTGGAAGTTCGAGATCGGACAGGGCCTGGCAACGACGGTCTCCGTCTTCTACGAAGGCAGCGCGGGAGATCCTTACAGCTACATGTATAGCGACGACGTGAACGGCGACGGCATCCGGGGTAACGACCTCGCCTACATCCCGGCGAGCAGGAGCGACGTGAGCGCGGAGGTCGCCGACAACGAGTGGCGGGCGATCGACGCCTTCATCGATTCCGACCCCACGCTGCGCGCGGCCCGGGGCGGCATTGTGCGGCGTAACGCGAGCCGTTCGCCCTGGCGGAACCGGCTGGACCTGCGCCTGATCCAGCAACTTCCCACCTTACGAGACCAGCACTTCGAGCTGACGCTGGACGTATTGAACCTGACCAACCTGATCAACAGCGACTGGGGACAGAGCCGGTACGTGCGGTTCGACGCCGCCGGCCTGTTCAATTTCGACGGGTACGACGAAGAGGGCAGGCCGGACCTGGACCTCCGGGTCCGGGACGCCAACGAAGACGGAAGGGTAGACCGCGAGGACGTGTTCCAGACCACCAACCTCTCGTCCCGCTGGCAGGTGCAGGCCGGGGTGAGGTATACGTTTTAA
- the xerD gene encoding site-specific tyrosine recombinase XerD, whose product MNELNDFLTHLLIERGLSPNSHEAYRRDLTSYKNHLDRRGIAAFSDATRQDVQGFIAYLRRRGLAPSSIARHVSAVRIFHRFLIGEGLATADPTEHVRVPKQPRRLPVVLSREEIRTLLEQPDHTTSLGLRDRAILEFMYATGLRASELLDFRRPDLLFETGLARIFGKGGKERLVPVGRQAINVIRNYLHKVRPALASSKSGELLFLNARGGRLSRMGLWKIMDTYVELAGLEKKVSPHTLRHSFATHLLEGGADLRAVQEMLGHVDIATTQIYTHVDREYLKDVYTRYHPRG is encoded by the coding sequence ATGAATGAACTGAACGATTTCCTCACCCACCTGCTCATCGAACGGGGGCTGTCGCCGAACAGCCACGAGGCGTACCGCCGCGACCTGACCTCCTACAAGAACCACCTCGACCGGCGGGGGATCGCTGCCTTTTCGGACGCCACGCGCCAGGACGTCCAGGGGTTCATCGCGTACCTGCGCCGGCGCGGGCTCGCGCCTTCGAGCATCGCGCGGCACGTATCGGCGGTACGGATCTTCCACCGATTCCTCATCGGCGAGGGACTGGCCACGGCCGATCCCACCGAGCACGTCCGCGTCCCCAAGCAGCCCCGCCGCCTTCCGGTCGTCCTGAGCCGGGAGGAGATCAGGACGCTGCTCGAGCAACCCGATCATACGACGTCGCTGGGACTGCGCGACCGGGCGATCCTCGAGTTCATGTACGCCACCGGCCTGCGCGCGTCCGAACTGCTGGATTTCAGGCGGCCCGATCTCCTCTTCGAAACCGGGTTGGCACGCATCTTCGGGAAGGGCGGCAAAGAACGCCTGGTCCCCGTGGGCCGCCAGGCGATCAACGTGATCCGAAACTACCTGCACAAGGTTCGGCCCGCACTGGCTTCATCGAAGAGCGGCGAATTGCTCTTCCTGAACGCCCGCGGCGGCCGGCTGTCCCGCATGGGCCTGTGGAAGATCATGGATACCTACGTGGAACTGGCCGGGCTCGAAAAGAAAGTCAGTCCCCATACTCTGCGCCATTCCTTCGCCACCCATCTCCTGGAAGGGGGCGCCGATCTCCGTGCCGTCCAGGAAATGCTGGGCCACGTGGACATCGCCACGACGCAGATCTACACCCACGTGGACCGCGAATACCTCAAGGACGTGTACACCCGGTACCATCCGCGAGGGTGA
- a CDS encoding TIM barrel protein, producing the protein MALMEIEPGLKIAGQMSPEPTQEDLQFARQLGIEYVCLWTDGEHANYDYFMSRREIYEKAGIKIYGFGNSDVHNQDAIVLNLPNRDAKVEQYKRYIRDLGRAGIPYTTYAHMGNGIWSTERETTRGGAPARGFDLAKAEEGHWGGRMFRMPLTHGREYSEDEIWDNFAHFIGEVAPVAEEAGVRIGIHPDDPPQPELGGIPRCIFSSFDGYYRAMEIADSPNVGLCFCIGCWLEGGSLMGKNVEDSLRHFGEQGKVFKVHYRNVDQPLPHFVETFIDNGYFDMYQAARVLEETGFYGVMIPDHIPEMAGDGRIGYAYSIAYMKAHADRARAECAAA; encoded by the coding sequence ATGGCGCTCATGGAAATAGAACCCGGTCTCAAGATCGCAGGACAGATGTCTCCCGAACCCACGCAGGAGGACCTGCAGTTCGCCCGGCAACTGGGTATCGAATACGTCTGCCTCTGGACGGACGGCGAACACGCCAACTACGACTATTTCATGAGCCGCCGGGAGATCTACGAGAAAGCCGGCATAAAGATCTACGGTTTCGGGAACAGCGACGTGCACAACCAGGACGCCATCGTACTCAACCTGCCGAACCGGGACGCGAAGGTGGAACAGTACAAGCGCTACATACGCGACCTCGGCAGGGCCGGCATTCCCTATACGACGTACGCTCACATGGGGAACGGGATCTGGAGCACGGAGCGGGAAACGACCCGCGGCGGTGCGCCGGCCCGGGGATTCGACCTCGCAAAAGCCGAGGAAGGCCACTGGGGCGGGCGGATGTTCAGGATGCCGCTTACCCACGGGCGGGAGTACAGCGAGGACGAAATCTGGGACAATTTCGCCCATTTCATCGGAGAAGTCGCGCCGGTCGCGGAGGAAGCGGGCGTCCGGATCGGCATCCATCCGGACGATCCTCCCCAGCCGGAACTCGGCGGCATCCCGCGTTGTATCTTCAGCAGTTTCGACGGATACTACCGGGCCATGGAAATCGCCGACAGCCCGAACGTGGGGCTCTGCTTCTGCATCGGCTGCTGGCTCGAGGGCGGATCGCTGATGGGCAAGAATGTGGAGGACTCGCTGCGCCATTTCGGCGAACAGGGCAAGGTCTTCAAGGTCCACTACCGGAACGTAGACCAGCCCCTGCCCCATTTCGTGGAGACCTTCATCGACAACGGGTACTTCGACATGTACCAGGCCGCGCGGGTCCTGGAGGAAACCGGCTTCTACGGGGTCATGATCCCCGACCACATCCCCGAGATGGCGGGAGACGGCCGGATCGGTTACGCCTACTCCATCGCGTACATGAAAGCCCATGCCGACCGGGCACGGGCGGAGTGCGCCGCCGCGTAG
- a CDS encoding antitoxin, with amino-acid sequence MVKDELSAEERDVLDRFERDELRTAPDAEREIKAARQAARNTFNKTKRVNLRVTERDFNLAHARAREEGIPYQTLLSSVIHKYLSGRLTEKK; translated from the coding sequence ATCGTGAAGGACGAATTGAGTGCAGAAGAGCGCGATGTTCTTGATCGATTCGAAAGGGACGAGTTGCGCACCGCCCCCGATGCCGAACGGGAGATCAAGGCCGCCCGGCAGGCGGCTCGCAATACGTTCAATAAAACCAAACGGGTGAATCTCCGGGTGACCGAGCGTGACTTCAATCTTGCACACGCGCGGGCCAGGGAAGAGGGGATACCCTATCAGACGCTGCTGTCCAGCGTCATCCACAAATACCTGTCCGGACGCCTTACAGAGAAGAAGTAG
- the hisB gene encoding imidazoleglycerol-phosphate dehydratase HisB → MPRTATVTRETLETRIELTLTLEGVGNLAGETGIGFFDHMLGSFVKHGGFNLDLACTGDLHIDDHHTVEDVGICLGQAISRAVGDGSGITRFGHAYAPLDEALARAVFDVSGRAHLEFDADFSRSSVGDFSTEMVREFFGALVHHGRVTLHVALLSGVNAHHQVEAIFKAAARALRQAVAMDERVSGVPSTKGSL, encoded by the coding sequence GTGCCTCGCACCGCCACGGTAACGCGCGAAACCCTGGAAACCCGCATCGAACTGACCCTGACCCTCGAGGGCGTAGGAAACCTCGCCGGAGAAACCGGCATCGGTTTCTTCGACCACATGCTGGGCAGCTTCGTCAAGCACGGCGGGTTCAACCTCGATCTCGCCTGCACCGGCGACTTGCATATTGACGATCATCACACGGTGGAAGACGTAGGGATCTGCCTGGGTCAGGCCATCTCCCGGGCGGTCGGCGACGGATCGGGCATTACACGGTTCGGCCACGCCTACGCACCCCTGGACGAGGCGCTGGCACGGGCCGTCTTCGACGTAAGCGGTCGCGCCCACCTGGAGTTCGACGCCGATTTCTCGCGTTCCTCGGTCGGCGATTTCAGCACGGAAATGGTGCGGGAGTTCTTCGGAGCCCTCGTGCATCACGGTCGCGTCACCCTGCACGTTGCGCTGCTCTCCGGCGTGAACGCCCATCACCAGGTCGAGGCTATCTTCAAGGCGGCGGCCAGGGCCCTGCGCCAGGCCGTGGCCATGGATGAACGGGTATCCGGCGTGCCGTCCACCAAGGGCAGCCTCTAG